The Candidatus Hydrogenedentota bacterium genome includes a window with the following:
- a CDS encoding transposase produces GQLFRDLKARGLNGVEMLISDAHEGCTSSTTRRCWKCDGTTRFPRG; encoded by the coding sequence GGGGCCAACTATTTCGGGACCTGAAGGCGCGTGGCCTCAACGGCGTGGAGATGTTGATTTCCGACGCGCACGAAGGCTGTACTTCCTCCACGACGCGGCGATGTTGGAAGTGCGACGGCACGACTCGCTTCCCGCGCGGGTAG
- a CDS encoding inorganic diphosphatase has translation MCAIIGGCPCLSLQGDPSYGYWQDISQCPSMLVERLRHYFLTYKQAPDAMHKACEITHVYGAEEAREVIRRSHADCLEKFEKLAKQLAATFATAEDD, from the coding sequence GTGTGTGCAATTATAGGTGGCTGTCCCTGTTTATCCCTTCAGGGCGACCCGTCCTACGGTTACTGGCAGGACATATCCCAGTGTCCCTCCATGCTGGTGGAGCGCCTGCGCCACTACTTCCTCACCTACAAGCAGGCGCCAGACGCCATGCACAAGGCCTGCGAAATAACGCACGTTTATGGGGCGGAAGAGGCCCGGGAAGTCATCCGGCGCAGCCACGCGGACTGTCTCGAAAAGTTCGAAAAGCTCGCCAAGCAACTGGCCGCCACCTTCGCCACCGCCGAAGACGACTGA
- a CDS encoding response regulator: MESKQSFSTSEVAKYCHVTADTIRKWAEAGRIHVFKTPGGHRRIRRDDLVRFLRENKIPIHEDLDNAGIRVLVVDDEKAVVSVIRRFLERSQTPFQIEVALDGFEAGHQIATFRPNVIFLDLRLPGMDGFEVCRRIKSDPDTSASHIIAMTGYYEGDVAQRIVEMGASLLMQKPFTPDDLRRALAKVGVEVV, encoded by the coding sequence ATGGAATCGAAGCAGTCTTTCAGTACCTCAGAGGTGGCAAAGTACTGTCACGTCACGGCAGACACGATCCGCAAATGGGCCGAAGCGGGGCGCATCCACGTGTTCAAAACGCCTGGCGGGCACCGCCGCATCCGGCGCGATGATCTGGTTCGCTTCCTGCGCGAGAACAAGATCCCAATTCATGAAGATCTTGACAATGCCGGTATACGGGTGCTCGTCGTGGATGACGAAAAGGCCGTGGTGTCCGTAATTCGTCGTTTCCTCGAACGTTCCCAGACCCCCTTCCAGATCGAAGTGGCGCTGGACGGCTTCGAAGCGGGGCACCAGATTGCCACCTTCCGCCCCAACGTGATCTTCCTCGATCTGCGCCTGCCGGGGATGGACGGCTTCGAGGTGTGCCGCCGCATCAAGTCCGACCCCGATACCTCCGCCTCTCACATCATCGCCATGACCGGCTACTATGAAGGCGACGTCGCCCAGCGCATCGTCGAAATGGGCGCGTCCCTGCTGATGCAGAAGCCCTTCACCCCGGACGATCTGCGAAGAGCGCTTGCCAAAGTGGGGGTGGAGGTCGTCTGA
- a CDS encoding sigma-70 family RNA polymerase sigma factor has protein sequence MTEPDVEMGVPGPGWYTGNQPGRIDDRKLVRQALAGDERACSIIVERYTPAVMGCIAGKVRSRSDMEDLAQEVFLRAFRFLHTLRDQERFAPWLMGIARRSVADYYRRHGRRLQVIPSPDGDENQRCPLENFPDPAPGPADRLMARQEREIVLEELARLGEKYRVVLYMRLVGEESSSDIARLMGLAPDAVRKRLLRGMEQLRKGLRRRGLHLDAGMGADFQGREEVDS, from the coding sequence TTGACGGAACCCGACGTGGAGATGGGCGTACCCGGCCCCGGCTGGTACACCGGGAATCAGCCCGGTCGCATCGACGACCGGAAGTTGGTGCGCCAGGCGCTGGCCGGCGATGAACGGGCATGCTCCATCATCGTCGAACGCTACACGCCCGCGGTCATGGGGTGTATCGCCGGTAAAGTCCGCAGCCGTTCCGACATGGAAGACCTGGCGCAGGAAGTCTTCCTGCGGGCCTTCCGCTTTCTCCACACCCTGCGCGATCAGGAGCGCTTCGCGCCCTGGCTCATGGGTATCGCCCGGCGAAGTGTGGCCGACTACTATCGCCGCCATGGCCGGCGCCTTCAGGTGATTCCCAGTCCGGACGGCGATGAAAACCAGCGTTGCCCTCTGGAGAATTTCCCCGACCCCGCGCCGGGCCCCGCCGATCGGCTCATGGCGCGCCAGGAGCGGGAAATTGTCTTGGAGGAGTTGGCGCGGCTCGGTGAGAAGTACCGCGTCGTGCTGTATATGCGATTGGTCGGCGAGGAGTCTTCTTCGGACATCGCGCGGCTGATGGGGCTGGCCCCCGACGCGGTGCGCAAGCGCCTTCTCCGGGGTATGGAACAGTTGCGCAAAGGACTGAGGCGGCGCGGGCTTCACTTGGATGCGGGGATGGGTGCGGACTTTCAAGGTCGCGAGGAGGTGGATTCATGA
- a CDS encoding redoxin domain-containing protein: MKPVKVDTREIVDVLLGHAEPALENRVHRAVQRDLKAAATYAAWSGTAETLRRGLSEQPAASQRIHDGVMARLRTPLPGDEALDRALAEERWTPAFRPEVIRRRRAPIAAAAVAMLAGLAGVAGYLRSGDRLVAESVKGTVMVARGNDREVFEPLPAATELRLPVALLLSEGAVAEMTLPPSTHLRARGPGRLEVTSRAKVDQAAGVVDYRVTTLPEDGSGFTVLVPQGAVVDLGTEFEVRVKESQPTVVRVRSGSVRVEPADGAPAIIRKEERAILSSSRAIPEADPEVPPPVDPAPAIAADDQIIVAYEPVERALESNSPLLTFIRPQEITLHPQTGPWRGVSKAPPFTSTPARAGTVRTFVNGSPMEIAVASDEKVNGSLWVYLDENANTDLTDDVHFEEGMDFANGGLFAAGLMGRNDALWLRRPIAVDTSVSPPQARVVRDRMECINRMYLDGVVPLPRTENSPQAGQHRFLLLDTDADGDLSDEDGALGVWVSRGADGGDRIHNAAPLGQPSSFMGYRWTLARKLSGEYALMGRKLPASTALALRVGDALPRVKARAVGGEELEIAPPAQGYLLLYAWSTWYSACNRDVPFDMNDLYPKFKDRGLRMVGVSMDYRKEDLERYLEEHKIAYPQVFNGPDATQGVAAELGLVSWPAATLVDAAGVVVKTGESGAEIWSFLDANLPK, encoded by the coding sequence ATGAAGCCCGTGAAGGTCGATACGCGCGAAATAGTCGATGTGCTGCTGGGCCACGCCGAGCCCGCGCTGGAGAACCGCGTCCACCGCGCCGTCCAGCGCGACCTGAAGGCGGCGGCCACGTATGCGGCGTGGAGCGGCACGGCGGAAACGCTTCGCCGAGGACTTTCAGAGCAGCCGGCGGCCAGCCAGCGCATTCACGACGGGGTGATGGCCCGGCTGCGCACTCCGCTGCCGGGGGACGAAGCGCTGGATCGCGCGCTGGCCGAAGAGAGGTGGACGCCAGCGTTTCGCCCCGAAGTCATTCGACGCCGCCGGGCCCCGATTGCCGCCGCCGCCGTGGCCATGCTGGCCGGGTTGGCCGGGGTGGCGGGCTACCTTCGGAGTGGCGATCGGCTGGTGGCCGAGAGTGTCAAGGGCACGGTGATGGTGGCGCGGGGCAACGACCGGGAGGTCTTCGAGCCCCTGCCGGCGGCGACGGAGCTCCGGCTGCCCGTGGCGCTGCTGCTGAGCGAGGGCGCGGTCGCGGAGATGACGCTTCCACCGTCGACCCACCTCCGGGCGCGTGGCCCTGGCAGACTGGAAGTGACCAGCCGCGCGAAAGTCGACCAGGCCGCCGGTGTGGTGGATTACCGGGTTACGACCCTGCCGGAAGACGGTTCGGGTTTCACCGTCCTCGTACCCCAGGGGGCGGTGGTGGATCTGGGCACGGAATTCGAAGTCCGTGTGAAGGAGTCCCAGCCCACCGTGGTACGGGTGCGCTCGGGCTCGGTGCGCGTGGAACCCGCGGACGGCGCACCGGCGATTATTCGCAAAGAGGAGCGGGCCATACTCAGCTCAAGTCGAGCGATACCGGAAGCGGATCCAGAAGTACCGCCGCCCGTCGACCCAGCACCCGCAATCGCCGCGGACGATCAGATTATCGTCGCCTATGAGCCCGTGGAGCGCGCCCTGGAATCCAACAGTCCACTCCTGACCTTTATCCGGCCACAGGAAATTACGCTGCACCCCCAGACGGGGCCATGGCGGGGCGTCAGCAAGGCACCGCCCTTCACATCGACTCCGGCCCGGGCTGGAACGGTCCGGACCTTCGTCAATGGCAGCCCGATGGAAATCGCGGTGGCCAGTGACGAAAAGGTCAATGGGAGCCTGTGGGTCTATCTCGATGAGAACGCCAACACCGATCTGACCGACGATGTACATTTTGAAGAGGGCATGGACTTCGCCAATGGCGGACTGTTTGCGGCGGGTCTCATGGGCCGCAACGACGCGCTCTGGCTGCGCCGCCCTATTGCCGTGGACACGTCCGTATCGCCGCCGCAGGCGAGGGTGGTCCGTGATCGCATGGAATGCATCAACCGAATGTATCTTGATGGCGTGGTGCCCCTGCCCCGGACGGAGAACTCGCCTCAGGCGGGACAACACCGGTTCCTCCTGCTGGATACGGACGCCGACGGCGATCTGTCCGATGAAGACGGCGCGCTGGGGGTCTGGGTCTCCCGCGGCGCCGACGGGGGTGACCGTATCCACAACGCGGCGCCCCTGGGCCAGCCCAGCAGCTTCATGGGCTACCGCTGGACGTTGGCGCGAAAGCTGTCCGGCGAGTATGCCCTGATGGGCCGGAAACTCCCGGCTTCCACCGCGCTGGCCCTGCGCGTGGGCGATGCCCTGCCCCGCGTGAAGGCGCGCGCGGTGGGCGGCGAGGAACTCGAAATTGCCCCGCCCGCCCAGGGCTACCTGCTGCTCTATGCCTGGTCCACGTGGTACAGCGCCTGCAACCGGGATGTACCTTTTGACATGAACGATTTGTATCCCAAGTTCAAGGATCGCGGACTGCGGATGGTGGGGGTGTCCATGGATTATCGGAAGGAAGACCTGGAGCGTTATTTGGAGGAGCACAAGATCGCCTACCCGCAGGTGTTCAACGGGCCCGATGCAACGCAGGGCGTTGCCGCGGAGCTGGGCCTGGTAAGCTGGCCCGCCGCGACCCTCGTGGACGCCGCCGGGGTCGTGGTGAAGACCGGTGAGAGTGGAGCGGAGATCTGGTCTTTTCTGGATGCCAATTTACCGAAATAA
- a CDS encoding MoxR family ATPase, producing the protein MEAQRRQIPENTGPDEAVVREVAEFRKRLLTEISEVVVGQQDVIDLILTCLLSGGHCLLTGLPGLAKTLMVRSIGQLLALKFSRIQFTPDLMPSDITGTEILEEERATGRREFRFVEGPIFANLILADEINRTPPKTQSALLEAMQERRVTTCGRTFSLEEPFFVLATQNPIEQAGTYPLPEAQLDRFMFNLKVGYLQEDDEVQVVLNTTSQWSDTMTPVLSAEKLRFYQGLVRAVPVSDHVARYAVRLAAATRPSENNPYAYVNKYVTWGAGIRGGQQLVLAAKAWALLHGHYHVSIKDIQRLAGPALRHRVLTNYFAESEGASADGIIARLIKELPEPSSGIR; encoded by the coding sequence ATGGAAGCGCAGCGCAGGCAGATCCCCGAGAACACCGGACCGGACGAAGCCGTGGTCCGGGAGGTCGCCGAATTCAGGAAACGACTGCTGACCGAGATCTCCGAGGTGGTGGTGGGGCAGCAGGACGTGATTGACCTGATCCTTACCTGCCTCCTGTCGGGAGGGCATTGTCTCCTGACCGGCCTGCCGGGGCTGGCCAAGACCCTCATGGTGCGCTCCATTGGCCAGTTGCTGGCGCTGAAATTCAGTCGGATCCAGTTCACACCGGATCTCATGCCCTCGGACATAACCGGCACGGAAATTCTGGAAGAAGAGCGGGCCACGGGGCGGCGCGAATTCCGATTCGTCGAGGGGCCGATCTTCGCGAACTTAATCCTGGCGGACGAAATCAATCGAACGCCGCCGAAGACCCAGTCGGCGCTGCTGGAAGCCATGCAGGAGCGGCGCGTCACCACGTGCGGGCGCACGTTTTCGCTTGAGGAGCCCTTTTTCGTGCTGGCGACGCAGAACCCCATTGAGCAGGCCGGCACCTATCCCCTGCCCGAAGCCCAGTTGGACCGCTTCATGTTCAACCTCAAGGTGGGCTACCTCCAGGAAGACGACGAGGTGCAGGTGGTGCTCAACACAACCTCGCAATGGAGCGACACTATGACGCCGGTCCTCTCCGCGGAGAAACTCCGCTTCTATCAGGGTCTCGTGCGCGCCGTGCCGGTGTCGGACCACGTGGCGCGCTATGCGGTGCGCCTTGCCGCAGCCACGCGCCCGAGCGAGAACAATCCCTACGCCTACGTGAACAAGTACGTGACCTGGGGCGCGGGCATTCGCGGCGGCCAGCAACTGGTGCTGGCGGCGAAGGCCTGGGCCCTGCTCCACGGCCACTACCATGTGAGCATCAAGGACATTCAGCGCCTCGCCGGCCCGGCCCTGCGCCACCGGGTGCTCACCAACTACTTCGCGGAATCCGAAGGCGCATCCGCCGACGGCATTATCGCGCGCCTGATCAAGGAACTGCCCGAGCCGTCTTCGGGCATTCGATGA
- a CDS encoding DUF58 domain-containing protein, whose amino-acid sequence MAVANKRFLRPELVAQLRTMELRAATVVEGVLAGLHRSPFRGLSIEFAEYRRYQPGDDPKKVDWKAYARSDRYYIKEFEDETNLDAHLVIDASASMGFGSGAVTKWQYGGILAASLAYLLQQQNDAVGLVVMDEAIRTEMPAKNTRAHLIELIGRLEQVQPSRQTRLAEALHRVAARIKRRGMVIIISDLLDEPADVVAALRHLKFGGNDVVVFHTLDAVELNFDFNGPHHFVDPESNAMTPALAEDVRMAYLEAMSKFTAFYKEELGRVNMSYTILNTSDPLDRALLSFLGQPGRGG is encoded by the coding sequence ATGGCCGTAGCCAATAAACGTTTCTTGAGACCGGAGCTCGTGGCGCAACTGCGCACGATGGAGCTTCGGGCCGCCACCGTGGTGGAGGGTGTGCTGGCGGGGCTCCACCGAAGCCCGTTCCGGGGCCTCTCCATCGAGTTCGCGGAGTATCGCCGCTACCAGCCGGGGGACGACCCGAAGAAGGTGGACTGGAAAGCCTACGCCAGGAGTGATCGCTACTATATCAAGGAGTTCGAGGATGAGACCAACCTGGACGCCCATCTGGTCATCGACGCCAGCGCGTCCATGGGCTTCGGATCGGGCGCGGTGACGAAATGGCAGTATGGCGGCATCCTCGCGGCGTCCCTCGCCTACCTGCTGCAACAGCAGAACGACGCGGTGGGCCTCGTCGTGATGGATGAAGCCATCCGGACCGAAATGCCGGCGAAAAACACGCGCGCCCACCTCATCGAATTGATCGGTCGCCTGGAGCAGGTGCAGCCTTCGCGGCAGACACGCCTCGCGGAGGCCCTCCATCGCGTGGCGGCGCGGATCAAGCGTCGAGGTATGGTAATTATCATTTCCGACTTGCTGGACGAGCCCGCGGATGTGGTGGCGGCGCTGCGACACCTCAAGTTTGGCGGAAACGATGTGGTGGTCTTTCACACGCTGGACGCGGTCGAGCTGAATTTCGACTTCAACGGCCCCCACCACTTCGTCGATCCCGAATCGAACGCCATGACGCCCGCGCTGGCGGAAGACGTGCGAATGGCCTACCTCGAAGCCATGAGCAAGTTCACCGCGTTCTACAAGGAGGAACTGGGGCGCGTCAACATGTCCTACACCATCTTGAATACGTCCGACCCGCTGGATCGCGCGCTGCTGTCCTTTC